The window GCGCCGCCGCTGTCGCTGGCGCGCTGGCGTGCCGGCGGCGAGCTGGTGGAGCTGGGCCTGGAGGACCTGCGATTCGACCTCGGCGCTGCGCAGGCGCTGTGCCGGCTGCGCGGGCTGCAGGCGCCGTCCGACGCGGCGCTGCAGGCCGCGCTCGCTCGCACCCACGGCTGGGTGGCCGGCCTGCACCTGCTGCTGGGCAGCGCGCGCGCCGGCACGGGCAGCCTGCCCGCGCTCGCCGGTCCGGCGGCCCACCGCCACCTGTTCGACTATTTCGCGCAGGAGGTGCTGGCCGGGCTGCCGCCGCCGCTGCAGCAGTTCGTGCTGTACGGCAGCGTGCTGCCCGAGCTCAGCCCCGCGCTGTGCCAGGCCGTCACCGGCCGCGACGACGCCCGCGCGGTGCTCGACGACCTGTTCGGTCGCCAGCTCTTCCTCAGCGCGCTCGACGACACCGTGCCGGTGCTGCGCTTCCACGACCTGTTCCGCGATTTCCTGCGCGGCGAGCTGGAGCGGCGCGAGCCCGGGCACGCCGCCGCGCTGCATGCGCTGGCCGCTGCCGCCGAGACGCGCGCCGAGCGCGCCGTGCCGCACTGGCTGGCCGCCGGGCGCTGGGCCGAGGCCCTGGCCGCACTGCGCCAGATGGCCGACGGCCTGCTGGCCGTGGGCGGCACGCACCGCCTGGAGCGCTGGCTGGATCAGTTGCCGCTGGCGTGGCGCGAGGCGCAGGCCGACGCGGCGCTGCTGCGCGGCCTGTGCGCGTGGTCGCGCTGGGACTGGGGCCTGGCCCGCGACGAATTCCAGCGCAGCCACGACGCCTATGCGCAGCAAGGCCGGCCGCGCGATCGCTACGTTGCGCTGGGCATGCTGGGTGCCTGCCACAACGCGCTGGGCGAGCTGGACCGGGCCGAGGCCGTGCTCGCCGACGCGGCCGACGCACCGCTGCCGCCGGCGCTGCAGGTGGCCTTCGATTCGCTGCAGGCCTGGCACGGCGTGGCGCGCGGCGACGGCGCAGCCGTGCTGACCGGCCTTGCCGCGATGGCCGACAACGCGGCGCGGGCCCCCGAGGCGCGCTACCCGAACATCGTCGACATGAGCTACGGGCACTTCACCGGCCTGCCCGGCACGCGACCGCTGATGGAGCGGCTGGGCCGGCTGTGCCGCGCCGACCAGCCGGGCGGCGAGGTGCAGGTGCCGGCGCTGCATGCCTGGCTGGCGTTCTGGCACGGCGAGCCCGGCACGGCCCGCGAGGCCTTACACGAGCTGCTGCAGCGGCAGCGCCAGCTGCCCGGCGACACCATGCTCGGCATCGGCGCGCTGCACCTGCACAGCCTGCACCTCGCCGCGCAGGGCCACACGGCCGAGGCGCTGGCCGCCATCGCCCAGGTGCCCGCTCTCATGACGCCGGGTTTCAGCCGGGGCTGGCGGCGCACCTATGCGCATGTGCAGGCCCGCCTCCACTGGCGCGCCGGGGACGCCGACGGCCTGGCCGCGCTGCTGCCCGATCTGTCGCGGCCGCGCTCGGCGCGCGAATGGCCGGTGCTGGACACCGGCGCCCCGCTGCTGCAGGGCCAGCATGCGCTGCTGTGCGGTGAGCTGGCCGCAGCGCGCGCGCACCTGGAGCGCGCCGCGCTGCTGCAGGCTGGCGCGCGGCTGCCGGCCTTCATGGGCGACGCCCGCTGCGCGCTGGCGCTGTGCCGCGCCGCGCAGGGCGAGCCCGAGGCGGCCGCCGCAGCGCTGGACGATCTGCTGTGCGAGGCGGTGCAGGACGACGGCCTCGGCAGCCTGCTGCTGGAGCCGCCGGCCCGGCTGCAGGCGCTGTGGCAGGCGCTGGCGCCGCGCCTGCGCTGCCCGGCCGCGGCGCAGGCCCGGCTGCGCGGCCGCCTCGCGGCCTGGCTGGCCGAGGGCCCGCGCGCCGCCGTGGCCGACGCAGCGCCGCCGGACGATCCGCTGTCGGCCCGCGAGCGCGAGGTGATGGCCCTGCTGGCCGAGGGCCAGAGCAACAAGCTCATCGCCCGCGCGCTCGGCCTCAGCCTGCACACCGTGAAGCGTCACGTGGCCAACATCCTCACCAAGCTGGCGCTCGACAGCCGCACCCAGGCGGCGGCCTACTGGCACCGGCGCTGAGCCTTGTTGCGTGCGTTGCCGCTGCAGGCGCTGCCCGCTGGGGGCTCCTGCTGGGGCGGTCGGCCTGGCAGGCCGACTGCACTGCGATGCTCGCGCCAGGGTCGTGCCGCAGAACTCACTGCGCGCCCTGCGGTCGCTCCGTTCAGACAACCGCGGCAAGTCGGTTCACGAAGCGCGCTGGCGCGCGCCGACCCTGGCGCTGTGCTTCTCGTCGCCCCAGACATCGCCCCAGCGGACAGCGCCTGCCGCGACCACCACCGGTGTTGGCGTGCGCGGGAAACACTCGCAGTGGTTCAGCAAAGGCGGGCTCGGGCAGGCGGCGGTGCGCCTCCGAGGCGCCGCGAGACCGAGCATCGCAGGGGAGTCGGCGCCCGGCGCCGACCAGCGAGGCGAAGCACCGTCGCCTGCCCGGGCGCGCCTTTGCCGCACCGACCGACCCCCCGTCGCAGACAGCGAACCCCAGCAATACAGGCCGGCCCCCCGTCGACCGAACCAGTCACGACGAACGACTCAAGCCTCCGGCAACGCCGCCAGCACCGCCGCGCTCGGCGCGTGCCAGCCGACGATGGCGCCCTGCGCCGCGATCATCTCCAGTACCGCGGCCTTGTAGGCCGGGAAGTAGCTCTCGGTGCCGTCTTCCACCAGCAGGCCGTCGTAGCCGCGGTCGTTGGCCTCGCGCATCGAGGTCTGCACGCAGACCTCGGTGGTCACGCCGGTGAACACCAGGTGGCTCACGCCCAGCGCCTGCAGCCGCTCGTGCAGGCCGGTGGCCCAGAACATGCCCTTGCCGGGCTTGTCGATCACGATCTCGCCGGGCTGCGGCGCCAGCGCCGCGATGATCTCGGTGCCGGGCTCGCCGCTGATCAGCAGCCGGCCCATCGGCCCCGGGTCGCCGATGCGCAGCGTGGGCGCGCCGCGCAGGCGCTTGGCCGGCGGGCAGTCGCTCAGGTCGGCCTTGTGCGCCTCGCGGGTGTGCACCACCGGCCAGCCGCGCGCGCGCCACGCCGCCAGCAGCGCGGCGATCGGCGCGATGGCCGGCACCAGCAGCGAGACGTCGTTGCCGAGCGAGGCGCCGAAGCCGCCGGGCTCGATGAAGTCGCGCTGCATGTCGATCACGACCAGCGCGGTGGCGCCGGGTGCCAGGCGGTAGTCGAACGGGGCGGCGGGGATGCTGATGCTCATGCTGGTGCTCGTGCTCATGCGGCCTCCGGCAGCGGCTGGGCGTGCCCGTGGTCGGCGCCGCCGCCCATGTGCGCGCCGATGGTGTGGCGGTCCACGTCGGCGGCCGGCGTCTCGAACACGATGCGGCCTTCGCTCATCACCGCGATGCGGTCGGCCAGCTCGATCAGCTCGTCGAGGTCTTCGCTGATCAGCAGCACCGCGCCGCCGCGCTCGCGCACCTGCAGCAGCCGCGCGTGGATCTCGGCCACCGCCGCGAAATCGAGGCCGAACACCGGGTTGGCGGCGATCAGCACGTTCACGTCGCCGGCCAGCTCGCGCGCCAGCACCGCGCGCTGCACGTTGCCGCCCGAGAGCGAGCCGATCGGCGCGTTCTCGCCGCGCGTCTTGATGCCGTACTCGGTGATCCAGGCACGCGCGCGTTCCTTCCAGGCGCCGAAGCGCAGCCAGCCACCACGCCGCAGCGGCGGCTGGTCGAAGTCGCGCAGCGCCATGTTCTGCGCCACGCTCAGCTCGGCCACGCTGGCGCTGCGCAGCGGTTCCTCGGGCAGCGCGCGCAGCTTCAGCAGGCGGTTCTCGTGGCGCTTCGCGCCGTAGGGCACGCCGCCCACCCGCACCATGCCGGCCAGCCGCGGGCGCTGGCCGACCAGCGCCTCGACCAGCTCGCGCTGGCCGTTGCCGGACACGCCGGCGATGCCGAGGATCTCGCCGGCCTTCACCGCCAGGCTCAGGCCCTGCACCGCGAGCGTGCCGCGGTCGCCCAGCGCATCGAGCCCCTGGACCTGCAGCGCCACCGGCGCGTCGGCCGGCACCGGCGTGCGCGCCACCGGCTCGCCGTGGGCCGGCGCGCGGGCGCTGCCGCCGGCGGTCTCGCCGATCATGGCCTGCGCCAGCTCGGCCGGCGTGGTGTCGGGCACGCCCACGCCGTGCACCTTGCGGCCGCGGCGCAGCACCGTCACGCCGTCGGCATAGGCCATCACCTCGCGGAACTTGTGCGTGATCATCAGCACCGTGCATTCGCCGCGCCGCGCGACGGCGCGCACGAAGGCCAGCACCTCGTCGGCCTCCTGCGGCGTGAGCACCGACGTGGGTTCGTCCAGGATCAGCAGCCGCGGCTTCAGGTAGAGCTGCTTCAGCAGCTCGAGCTTCTGCTTCTCGCCGGCGGCCAGCTGGGCCGGCGTGGCGTCGAGGTCCAGCGTGAACGGTGTGGTGGTCAGGAACTCGGCCAGCGCCTTGCGCTCCCTGGCCCAGTCGATCAGCGCCGGCGTGCGGCCGCCGGCCAGCAGCAGGTTCTCGGCCACCGTCATGCCGGGCGCCAGCGTGAAGTGCTGGTAGACCATGCCGATGCCGAGCGCGCGCGCGACGATCGGCGAGGCGATGTCCTGCTCGCGGCCGTCGATCAGCACCGCGCCGTGCTCCGGCGGGTGGTAGCCGGCCACGCACTTGACCAGCGTGGACTTGCCCGCGCCGTTCTCGCCCAACAGCGCATGCACCGAGCCGGCCGGCACCTGCATCGACACGCCGTCCAGCGCGGTGAAGCTGCCGAAGCGCTTGGTGAGCTCGAAGGTGTCGAGCGCGAGTGCGCCCTCGGTCGGCGGTCGGGGATCGAGCGGGGCGGTCATGCCAGTGCCTCCAGCACCGCGGTGGACGAGGCCACCGCGCCGAACACGCCACCCTGCATCTTGACCATGTGCAGCGCCGCGAGGTGGTTGCCGTGGTCGGTGGCCGCGGTGCAGTCCGACAGCAGCAGGCATTCGTAGCCGCGGTCGTTGGCGTCGCGCATCGTCGTGTGCACGCACACGTCGGTGGTGATGCCGGCCAGCAGCAGGTTGCGGATGCCGCGCACGCGCAGCAGCATGTCGAGGTCGGTGGCGTAGAACGAGCCCTTGCCCGGCTTGTCGATCACCGGCTCGCCGGGCAGTGGTGCCAGCTCGGGGATGATCTCCCAGCCCGGCTCGCCGCGCACCAGGATGCGGCCGCAGGGGCCGACGTCGCCGATGCCGACGCCGCCGGTGCCGGCACGGCGCGAGCGCCAGCGCTTGTTGGCCGGCAGGTCGGCGAGGTCGGGGCGGTGGCCCTCGCGGGTGTGGATGATGTGGAAGCCCAGCGTGCGCAGGCGCGCCATCAGCCGCTTGATCGGCTCGATGGGGGCGCGCGTCAGCGCCAGGTCGTAGCCCATCTTGTCGACGTAGCCGCCGACACCGCAGAAGTCGGTCTGCATGTCGATGACGATCAGCGCGGTGTTGTCGGGGCGCAGGTCGCCGTCGTAGGGCCAGGGGTAGGGCTCGGCATGGACGAAGGATTCGTTGGGCATCGCGGTCTCCTTCTCTCAGCGCGCGGACGACAGCTCGCCCGGACTGCCCTGCGCCACGCTGCCGGGCCGGCAGCTCAGCACCAGGATCACCAGCGTGAGCACATAGGGCACGGCGCTGAACAGGTAGTAGCCCTGGCTGATGCCGATCGACTGCAGCGCCGGGCCGATGGCGCCCGCGCCGCCGAACAGCAGCGCCGCGCCCACGCAGCGCAGCGGACTCCAGCG is drawn from Methylibium petroleiphilum PM1 and contains these coding sequences:
- a CDS encoding ABC transporter ATP-binding protein, with the protein product MTAPLDPRPPTEGALALDTFELTKRFGSFTALDGVSMQVPAGSVHALLGENGAGKSTLVKCVAGYHPPEHGAVLIDGREQDIASPIVARALGIGMVYQHFTLAPGMTVAENLLLAGGRTPALIDWARERKALAEFLTTTPFTLDLDATPAQLAAGEKQKLELLKQLYLKPRLLILDEPTSVLTPQEADEVLAFVRAVARRGECTVLMITHKFREVMAYADGVTVLRRGRKVHGVGVPDTTPAELAQAMIGETAGGSARAPAHGEPVARTPVPADAPVALQVQGLDALGDRGTLAVQGLSLAVKAGEILGIAGVSGNGQRELVEALVGQRPRLAGMVRVGGVPYGAKRHENRLLKLRALPEEPLRSASVAELSVAQNMALRDFDQPPLRRGGWLRFGAWKERARAWITEYGIKTRGENAPIGSLSGGNVQRAVLARELAGDVNVLIAANPVFGLDFAAVAEIHARLLQVRERGGAVLLISEDLDELIELADRIAVMSEGRIVFETPAADVDRHTIGAHMGGGADHGHAQPLPEAA
- the biuH gene encoding biuret amidohydrolase translates to MPNESFVHAEPYPWPYDGDLRPDNTALIVIDMQTDFCGVGGYVDKMGYDLALTRAPIEPIKRLMARLRTLGFHIIHTREGHRPDLADLPANKRWRSRRAGTGGVGIGDVGPCGRILVRGEPGWEIIPELAPLPGEPVIDKPGKGSFYATDLDMLLRVRGIRNLLLAGITTDVCVHTTMRDANDRGYECLLLSDCTAATDHGNHLAALHMVKMQGGVFGAVASSTAVLEALA
- a CDS encoding cysteine hydrolase family protein, with the protein product MSTSTSMSISIPAAPFDYRLAPGATALVVIDMQRDFIEPGGFGASLGNDVSLLVPAIAPIAALLAAWRARGWPVVHTREAHKADLSDCPPAKRLRGAPTLRIGDPGPMGRLLISGEPGTEIIAALAPQPGEIVIDKPGKGMFWATGLHERLQALGVSHLVFTGVTTEVCVQTSMREANDRGYDGLLVEDGTESYFPAYKAAVLEMIAAQGAIVGWHAPSAAVLAALPEA
- a CDS encoding LuxR C-terminal-related transcriptional regulator codes for the protein MDNTRNASAAPASSKHRIPRARRDVVPRPALLAPVLEQAADARLVLVQAPAGFGKTTLLVQLAAALATAASGAQVVWVSLDAEDNDANRLFAALFGALAPLDLPWAVPPATVLAQLQDASPAARTALGLLTDALGVRPESRIALVLDDLHHVTDAAALQLLDTLIARAPPELCLLIGSRTAPPLSLARWRAGGELVELGLEDLRFDLGAAQALCRLRGLQAPSDAALQAALARTHGWVAGLHLLLGSARAGTGSLPALAGPAAHRHLFDYFAQEVLAGLPPPLQQFVLYGSVLPELSPALCQAVTGRDDARAVLDDLFGRQLFLSALDDTVPVLRFHDLFRDFLRGELERREPGHAAALHALAAAAETRAERAVPHWLAAGRWAEALAALRQMADGLLAVGGTHRLERWLDQLPLAWREAQADAALLRGLCAWSRWDWGLARDEFQRSHDAYAQQGRPRDRYVALGMLGACHNALGELDRAEAVLADAADAPLPPALQVAFDSLQAWHGVARGDGAAVLTGLAAMADNAARAPEARYPNIVDMSYGHFTGLPGTRPLMERLGRLCRADQPGGEVQVPALHAWLAFWHGEPGTAREALHELLQRQRQLPGDTMLGIGALHLHSLHLAAQGHTAEALAAIAQVPALMTPGFSRGWRRTYAHVQARLHWRAGDADGLAALLPDLSRPRSAREWPVLDTGAPLLQGQHALLCGELAAARAHLERAALLQAGARLPAFMGDARCALALCRAAQGEPEAAAAALDDLLCEAVQDDGLGSLLLEPPARLQALWQALAPRLRCPAAAQARLRGRLAAWLAEGPRAAVADAAPPDDPLSAREREVMALLAEGQSNKLIARALGLSLHTVKRHVANILTKLALDSRTQAAAYWHRR